Proteins from a single region of Hermetia illucens chromosome 3, iHerIll2.2.curated.20191125, whole genome shotgun sequence:
- the LOC119652074 gene encoding uncharacterized protein LOC119652074: MSTLPEDLSKEYCIYRYTTNFQKKNPRENTTNFTYEVEESPILKRGKDSSSLMGYRPISLLPNISKTFQVLILKALHGHIKKKELLSNRPITILIWTFDSLKYAGRNLKWIWRDFHIVVNEDVSERFFIRSVFT, encoded by the exons ATGAGCACTCTACCCGAAGACTTATCAAAAGAGTATTGTATCTATAGGTACACAacgaatttccaaaaaaaaaatccacgtGAAAACACAACGAATTTTACTTAC GaagtggaagaaagcccgatcttgaagagagggaaggattcatctagTCTCATgggctaccgcccaatcagtttgctgcctaacatcagcaaaacGTTTCAGGTTTTGATATTGAAAGCTTTGCACGGGCACATCAAAAAGAAGGAGTTATTGTCAAATCGCCCAATTACGATTTTAATCTGGACATTTGATTCCTTGAAGTACGCCGGTAGGAACTTAAAATGgatttggagagatttccatatTGTCGTGAACGAGGATGTTTCTGAGCGATTCTTCATAAGAAGCGTCTTTACGTAG